The Teredinibacter sp. KSP-S5-2 genome includes a window with the following:
- a CDS encoding protein-glutamate O-methyltransferase CheR, with product MIRHKAESVTLGSGEFQEFRDYLQEIAGIDLADNKQYLVATRIRRILSENNCNSLVDLTRLIKQPSQRDLRQKVINAMTTNETFWFRDSYPYEHLRHKLLPEFAKVNAMGKMRIWSAACSSGQEPYSLSMVVDEYRRSALGGARISAEIVATDLSSNVLDQAKQGIYDRLSIGRGLSEQRLKTFFTPHGNETWEVKPEIKRCVTFRQLNLQDSYGLLGKFDIIFCRNVLIYFSGELKKNILTRMHAALKPKGVLYLGASESLAGAADLFEVVNCNPGVLYRAK from the coding sequence GTGATTCGACATAAAGCAGAGAGCGTAACCTTGGGGTCCGGCGAATTTCAGGAATTTCGCGATTACCTACAAGAAATAGCCGGTATAGATCTGGCGGACAATAAACAATATCTGGTTGCGACAAGAATTCGCAGAATACTTTCTGAAAATAACTGTAACTCTTTAGTTGACCTTACTCGGCTGATAAAACAGCCATCGCAGCGCGACCTCAGGCAAAAAGTCATCAACGCGATGACGACCAACGAAACCTTTTGGTTTCGCGATTCCTACCCCTATGAGCATCTTAGGCACAAGTTGTTACCCGAGTTTGCTAAAGTCAACGCAATGGGCAAAATGCGTATCTGGTCGGCAGCGTGTTCAAGTGGGCAGGAGCCATATTCACTCAGTATGGTCGTTGATGAGTACCGTCGAAGCGCATTGGGTGGGGCGCGAATCTCAGCCGAAATCGTTGCAACAGACTTATCCAGTAATGTGTTAGATCAGGCCAAACAAGGGATTTATGACCGGCTTTCTATCGGTCGGGGCTTGTCTGAACAACGATTGAAAACCTTCTTTACCCCTCATGGAAATGAAACCTGGGAAGTTAAACCTGAAATAAAACGATGTGTTACTTTTCGTCAATTAAATCTGCAGGATAGCTACGGGCTACTGGGGAAATTCGACATTATTTTTTGTCGAAATGTGCTTATTTACTTCTCCGGTGAATTAAAGAAAAACATCTTAACCAGAATGCACGCCGCCCTGAAACCTAAAGGTGTGTTATACCTTGGCGCGTCAGAATCTCTGGCTGGTGCGGCAGACTTATTTGAAGTCGTGAACTGCAATCCCGGTGTGTTATATCGCGCTAAATAA
- the flgC gene encoding flagellar basal body rod protein FlgC — protein MSLNTIFDIAGSGMNAQSVRLNTTASNIANAETASSSSGQTYRGRHPVFSAVHASMMKANDGTNALNEDASAGVAVAGIVESDAPLQQRYEPHHPMANEEGYVYYPNVNVVEEMANMISASRSFQINVEVMNSAKTMMQRVLQLGQ, from the coding sequence ATGAGCTTAAATACTATTTTTGATATCGCCGGCTCAGGCATGAACGCACAAAGCGTTCGGTTAAATACTACCGCCAGTAACATCGCCAACGCTGAGACAGCCAGCTCCAGTTCAGGTCAAACATACCGTGGACGACATCCGGTTTTTTCTGCCGTTCACGCCAGCATGATGAAAGCGAATGATGGTACCAATGCCCTGAATGAAGATGCCAGTGCTGGCGTTGCTGTTGCCGGTATTGTTGAAAGCGATGCACCTTTACAACAACGCTATGAACCTCATCATCCGATGGCAAATGAAGAGGGCTATGTGTATTACCCAAATGTGAATGTGGTTGAAGAAATGGCGAACATGATTTCGGCATCACGTTCATTTCAAATTAATGTTGAAGTAATGAACTCGGCAAAAACCATGATGCAACGTGTTCTTCAACTTGGTCAATAA
- a CDS encoding flagellar hook assembly protein FlgD yields the protein MTEVSAASNNVFSDYAIKKNDEKAGSDELGQKAFLQLMITQLENQDPLSPQDNTEFISQLAQFSSVESLDSLNNSFDQFANSFVANQALQASTLVGRSVSVPSEQTMLVSGGLISASVDIPASTGEVRVNIYTDSGELVDQISLGEQPAGELVMRWDGLNAEVNGDLLDWTSSHENGVGPGIYKFEITASIDSKPKQLQTALSANVNSVTVGADGQLTLNLAGVGPVSLSDVKQFNE from the coding sequence ATGACAGAAGTTTCTGCAGCCTCGAACAATGTGTTCTCGGACTACGCCATTAAAAAGAATGACGAAAAGGCGGGTTCGGATGAACTGGGGCAAAAAGCCTTTTTGCAACTGATGATCACGCAGTTGGAAAATCAGGATCCGCTCAGTCCACAAGACAATACAGAATTTATTTCACAGCTTGCCCAGTTTAGCTCGGTTGAAAGTCTGGACAGTTTAAATAACAGCTTTGATCAATTCGCTAATTCATTTGTTGCCAACCAGGCACTGCAGGCGTCGACACTCGTTGGACGTTCGGTGTCAGTGCCATCGGAACAAACTATGTTGGTTAGCGGCGGTTTAATCAGTGCCAGTGTGGATATACCGGCAAGCACCGGTGAGGTCAGAGTAAATATTTACACCGACAGTGGCGAGTTGGTTGATCAGATTTCTCTGGGAGAACAACCCGCCGGTGAACTGGTTATGCGCTGGGATGGTTTAAATGCCGAAGTGAATGGCGACTTATTAGATTGGACAAGCAGCCACGAAAACGGTGTTGGACCTGGTATCTATAAGTTTGAAATTACCGCATCCATCGACAGTAAGCCAAAACAATTGCAAACAGCGTTAAGCGCCAACGTGAATAGTGTGACTGTCGGAGCAGATGGACAGCTTACCTTGAACCTTGCGGGTGTTGGTCCGGTTAGCTTGTCGGATGTTAAACAATTTAATGAGTAA
- the flgB gene encoding flagellar basal body rod protein FlgB, with translation MGISFDKALGVHQAALQLRTQRASLLAGNIANADTPNYQAKDIDFQAALKAQMGTSTSSLSMKSTVKGHINQSSMQAGEAETLYRIPGQPSIDGNTVDEQVEHAEFMKNNLEFQATFTFLNSKFKGLTKAIRGE, from the coding sequence ATGGGTATTAGCTTTGACAAAGCATTAGGGGTTCACCAAGCGGCGTTGCAGTTGCGCACGCAACGGGCGAGCCTGCTGGCCGGAAACATAGCCAATGCCGATACGCCTAACTATCAAGCGAAAGACATTGATTTCCAGGCAGCACTGAAAGCGCAAATGGGAACATCAACATCCTCCCTAAGTATGAAATCAACAGTGAAAGGCCATATCAATCAGTCGAGTATGCAAGCGGGTGAAGCGGAAACCTTATACCGCATCCCCGGCCAGCCTTCAATTGATGGCAATACTGTGGATGAGCAGGTTGAGCATGCTGAATTCATGAAAAACAATTTGGAATTCCAAGCCACTTTTACGTTTTTAAACAGTAAGTTTAAAGGCCTTACCAAAGCGATTCGAGGTGAGTAA